TGCGCTGCACCGACTTCGCCTCCAACGCCCTCGCCTGGGCGCCGCAGATCCGTGCCACGGGTGTCGTACGCGGCGCCTATCCCGAGGCGGCCACCTCGCCGATCCACCCGCGCGACATCGCCGCGGTAGCCGTACGGGCTCTCGTGGGGGACGACCATGCGGAACGCGCGTACGTGCTCAGCGGGCCCGAATCGCTCACCCAGCAGGACAAGGTACGCCTCATCGGGCAGGCCATCGGACGGGAGTTGTCCTTCCTGGAGCTCGCTCCTGAGCAGGTTCGCCAGGGAATGCTCGCACAGGGACTGCCGGAGGACGTGCCCGACCGGCTGCTCGGATCGCTGGCCGACTACGCGAGACAGGCGGGCCCGTCCACGGACACGGTGCGGCAGATCCTGGGCAGGCCGGCGCTCACCTTCGAGGAGTGGGCCACCGAGAACGCCAGCGCCTTCCGCCTCTAGCAAGAGCACATCTCTGGCCGGACCTTTCCTTC
This window of the Nonomuraea africana genome carries:
- a CDS encoding NAD(P)H-binding protein, whose protein sequence is MILITGATGVVGRAAVGLLSEEGVKVAAVTRQPSTADLPGEVHLANGDPSRPQTLARALDGVEAVLLSPRAVGSATTELLSLAAERGARRVVVLSAATVAHPAGLRRFADHFRAVEEAAKSSGLRWTLLRCTDFASNALAWAPQIRATGVVRGAYPEAATSPIHPRDIAAVAVRALVGDDHAERAYVLSGPESLTQQDKVRLIGQAIGRELSFLELAPEQVRQGMLAQGLPEDVPDRLLGSLADYARQAGPSTDTVRQILGRPALTFEEWATENASAFRL